Below is a window of Carassius gibelio isolate Cgi1373 ecotype wild population from Czech Republic chromosome B23, carGib1.2-hapl.c, whole genome shotgun sequence DNA.
tTTCTTTCCCTTctgtgaaagtcaatggggaTCAACAACTGTTCGGTTCTttaaaattatcttcttttgtgttcaacaaagaaattaaaataggtttgaaacaatatgagggtgaatGATTGATgactattttaatttttgggtgaactatttgtaACCCATTGGTGCTACTCGCATGGAAGTCAAAAAATGACttcaatgttgttttttttatttcagtgaaatgaatgcattatatattatttcgatgcatatatatatatatatatatatatatatatatatatatatatatatatatatatatatatataaatatataagtgttgcttatttgtttgtattttaggGGATTTTATGGTACTTTACTTTTTACCTTTAATAATGTCTATACTTGGTGTTTTGCCAAAACCTTTACCAAGTTTCATATAATTCTGAtggattaagaaaaaataaaatacaatatttttggtcaaaaatgCCCGAACAGCACCATAGGGTTaaagtttttcagtttttttctttcataatttgATTTTGGTAAATTATAATGAATCCCATTAGATTCAGTTTGACCCACAACAAAATTCTACCAGGAATTTGACCATAATACGGTGATCATCAATAACAGCCACTGATTTGAGTGCATTCTGAGCATGAGTGTGACCTGCTGGAACTGTGGAGAGGTCAGAGTGCTCTGGATCTCTTCGGCGCTCTGCGGGAGCGACTCTCCTGACGGCAGGTACGGCAGCAGTCTCTGCTGCACTTCAGCGTTAGCCAGGATAGGAGCCATGACATCAGGGGTCAACACACTCGCCAAGTCCACTGCAGAGGAGCAATGCACAGCATATTAGAGAATGGGATACAGCCGGCATCGGCTAGAGAAAAATCCATATCAGTCGATCTCTAAAAGGAGTTGTCAGAGTCTCACCTCCCGGCCCCTCTGCGGCCATGGCAGGCACATTCATGGTGGCCAGGATGCTCTGGAGGTCACTCAGCTGAATGGGCTGCGTGCTGGAGGGGGCTCCCGCAGGCACGGAGGGAGTCTGGGCAGCAGGGGTGGTGGGGGTCACGGTGGGAGAGCTGGTGGAGGTAGCAGCAGGGGTGACGGGTGTGGTGGGAGCCTGGGTGGAGCTGGGACGGGCGGCCGATGCAGAGGAAGGAGTGACTGCTGCCGACTGGCTGCGGGAGCTATGTATACAGAAGAGAGATAATAAAATCAGATCAGTAAGATGTGTGACCACAGCAGCAGAAATAAGCACGGAGAACTCAAAAGATGTACCTCGAGGTTGAGCTGCTGGCAGCGGGACCTCCACTGCCCAAAAGACCGGCCAGACCTGGACCAGCCAGAGCACCTTTAGTGAAAAAGAACAATCCTTACCCACTTCAAATAGCATTTACAATCATGGACGTagaatattactttaaaataaagagCTAGTGATAAAACTCACCAAGTCCACCCAGTCCTGTTGGTCCAATCAGCTGCATGAGTTGATTGTGACTCATATTACCCAACAGGCTTTGCAGACCACCTTCTCCTTATAGAAAATAACATGGACAAAAGGGAAATTCACTTAGTACTCTTCTTGACAATGAGTCTGTCCCAAAAATGACACCTGCAGTCGCTGAACTTCCACTGGACATAAACAACGTCTGCAGCACCATGCGGAAAAACATTGTTTACGTTCAGATCATCACAGGCTGCCTCAACGCACACCTAGAATTCGGattcgaatgtggatttttattttaaattcaactaATATAATTCAAAACCACCCTAACCTCCAGCCCAATTTCAAAACCTGATTAACAAATCAACTAATCTGCATACTCGTACAAAAAAaccattgtgatttttttctgaaaagtgcCAAGTATGCATCCCTGACTCGTATACACACACGCTCTCGAGtagccaagactgcaagtgtgagTATTAGGACAGGCCCAAAGTCAGATGCATGTTCTCCATCTTCTGTCACTCACCACCAAGAGCAGAGAGTTCGTGGCCTCCACCTCCTCCGCTGCCCAGAGCGCCTGGCATGGGCGGGTTGTTCAGGTACTCGTTGACTTTGCGACAGTACTCCTCATCTTTATCGGTTTTCGGCTCCTTAAGAGATATGAGAGATGGAACAGCATGCACAAAGTTGACTTGAGCCGATCAGGTTTCACAGTTTCCTCTTAAGTGCATCACTTTGTTATATTCTGACAAAGCAAATCTGAAATGTTGCATGTCAGCATGCATCGTGAGCATCAGCAATCTTTTACTCACCTGTATCCAAAAGAACAGCCTTTTAGAGCCAGCCTTGAACTTCAGCACATACACGCGTCCAGTAGTGCACTGGTTCACCCGCTTGAACTCACAGTCATCCGGGAATATTATCAGATCCTAAAATACGAAAATCAACAATCATACTCTGATATATCCATATGAAACATCATCGGTTGCATGCTAGCAGCTCTTACATCCTCCACATTTCCAGAGGTCCTGTCCTTCCAGCAGAAGTGGATGAGAGAGTCGTCTGTCTGCTGGACGTAGACAGTGCCTTTGCGCTTGTCTGGGGTCACTGTGCTGCCCTTCAGGGTCATCTTACCTGCCCTGAACTCTACCAGATATTTACTGGATGAGCTGCGGGAGCCAGATACCAGACTGGGGAACAGAGCTCCAGACGACATCCTCACTGCCGGACAGACAACACAAACAGAGAAAACATTATGTCAAGCGCTTTCTGAATTCACATAAACCGGTTTTATCAAAGAGCTCAGAGCTCGGCTTCATCACGAGTGTGATAAACAACACAAAGCTAACGGATATGAGCACAGTTACTCAGCAAGATTTATTAGCACTCTAGCTAGCTTCGAAAGACACCAACTGGATTGTGTATGTACaaagatacatttacatattaactTAAGATATATCTAGCACCATCATTAACAGTTTCACCCTCAGGTTGAAGAATTAATCATATGTTTGTTTGGCTTCTGAAGCGCTTTACTCAATTAGCATTAGCTGCCATTTAAACCGTGACTGCGCATTTTGTTTCCGGTGCGTATTTAAACGCATCGCGCCGCGTTAAATCTGACAATAACATATTATGATAAAAGTGTATCATACCGGTGTATATGTAAAGTCTTTCGTGGATTCCTGCAGCAGATGTGGGTCTTTTAAGGGACACTCGCTGAAGAGTTGCAGATAGATAGACTGGTGAAAGTGGCGTGAGACTTCCTGTATCCTGTAAGCAGTGTTCCTATTGGTCACGTTCGTGTGTAAGGAAGCATTTGATTGGCTGAATAACGCGTCCTTCTGGTGCAGACAGTGCCCCTTTCATTTTGTGCACACTCACCTCGATGCAACATCTACACTGTACATTTTACTATGATGGAAAAAACGTTATTAGTACTTTTTACAGAGGATATCGTTTCTTCGAATTAATTTTCACGACAGAGAACAAAATGAAATGACACTATTTTGCAGGGAAATGATCACTACAATTATTTATTCAAGTCATCTGTGTTTTTGGAACCCCAACATGCATGTGTCATGCTACATCAGGTCTGTCAAACTCAGTTtctggagggccggagccctgaagagtttagttccaaccctgcttCATTCATGCagctttcaaataagcctgaatgacttgattagttggatcaggagtgtttaattagggtttttTCTAAACTGCTGGACTACAGTCCTCCAGGAATTGATTTTAACTCCCCTGTGCTACGTTAGTACAAACCCACATTTCTATGCGTGCAATACATTTACAACATGCATTCAGTATCACTATCgaaataaatcatctttttatttaattgctcATCAAATACCAATATTCAGCctaacaaaatctaaaatattaaacCACAAAGACTTCTTCAAAACACAGCCAGATTTCTTACTTTTAAAGGAATGCAACGGAGAGGTTTCATCaatctgttttttattattccaaAAGACATGTTCAAACTAAAATTTCAATTAGTATAATTTGTTCTCATCAGTATGACATCTCCATTAACTCTGTTCAAAAATGAAGTGTAACCCCCATCTCACAGAGAAAATACCTTTAGTtcagacacataaaaaaaaacaaggagcTATGTGCTTGTGATTGCTAGAGATCTACAGTATGTGCAGCATTGGAAAATACATTCACACACTGAAAATGTGACATCCGGTGAAGAGGAATGCTTATTCCACTTACACAAAGCCGCATAAAAATAAAGTCTGTAGTTTAATTGTGGAATATTGGTTTTacaatgctagttttaaaaaaatctaatgtaaatTTAATAGAATACAGGATGCAAAACAAGTAGTGTACTGAATGTTGTGTGCATCGAACAGACAAAGACTATATTCCCGTTTACAATTAGTACTCAGACAAGGGGAAAGAGGGTTAGAAAACCAAATCAAATGTCTCACATATTCAAATGAAACATAAATAGGGAACAAACATCTCAAGATAAAGTACTAGTGAGAGTGACTCGCAGGGGCATTGAAAGTCAGGCACTGTGGGAAATAAAACACATTAGTGTGCTTCAAGCCAGCTCATATGAGCTACACGCTTCAGATCGTCTCTACATGAGAATGTATGAGAATGGTGCAAAATCCTTTTCATGGCATCTACTACAGGCAGGAAATACTCTCTCAGATAAGATGTAGGTTATATTTACACTTCCATAAGCTGCCATTCTGTACGTTCATAATTATGTGGGCTTGGAGCAGTTCGATGGGTTGCATAGATTTAGCTGGTTTCTCAAATACACAGTGTACACGTTTATATTTGAGAACAGTGATAACAGATGCAAATGCTGATGAATAAAATAACCCTAGTGACACCCTAGTTGACATAAAACAAATTCAATCGATAGTGCTTGAGGAACAATTTAGTGCGACACCAATACATTAGAAAAATGGTGAAATATGAATATGTACATTTACAGTTTGTCAACAAAGCCTTAGTGAATGTCGGTACAATCAGCCTATTTTACATCCCATGAGTCTCTGTGGAAACAATcaagtgaaaagaaaaaagaaagagagcttTGAGGCCATTTTTAAAACGCTTCACCATAATGAACACGTGATGAGGAAACTACACACAAATTTAAACTGAATCTGAAAATGCAAAATATTGtaccaattaaaataaaatctatggcTTTTTACATTAATTgccacgcacgcacgcacacacacacagagttcatTCATCACCGTCCTCTAAACATTATTACTGTAGTTATTTCATTAATTCTTCATCACCTTGACTCTCTACACACAGCTGGATCAGAGATGGCTCAGTGCTTGCCAAACACAAAACATCTGGAATTACTTTTCATACGTTAAACACCTACTGTACATGGGAAACGTCCAAAGCACATCAGTCACATTTTATTGGCGATATAACTACATCTCTGATGAGGGGTTCGTACGTTCAAAGGCAAATGGTTCTCCCACTGCTGTTTCGATGCTTTCCTCAGTTGAGAAAACCTACAGGGTTGATGGGAAGTGAGAAAAGACACTTCCAAAGGacaaaaacacaatcataaaCACAAGTGCTGAAGATGGAGGCAGCTCagtttgatgtgagcataagcgCTATCATTGTTGATGGTGCATCGTGCAGAGGGCTGCTGTAGATGGGGAGAGAGCGAGGGAGGAAGGAGGTGCTCCTCATCAGTAGATATCAGGACAGTCTGTGTATTGCCTATCAAAGTAGCCGCCAGTGTACAGCCAGTCCTGTGATCCTGTATACGGATTTGTGCCTAACTGAAACCACCTAAAAACAGTAGAAGAGGTTAAAAATGTTGgataacagtaaaaacagtgaaaaagGAGCAGCACTGACCTAGTCGACCACTCTTCACCATTTTTGGCCCGCTCTTTACGAGCTGCTCTCTGCTTCTCTTCCAGTCTCTCCTTTTCTCTGCTGGCTTCATCTGCACAAACACGCAGTCAAAGAAATCCAATGTTTAGGTTTAGCATGCGTGAACAACAGGGGGCGCTGTAGCGCTGGTTTGGGGTTTTAATGACTTCGTTACCCATGTAGCCGTTCTCCATGGCTCTGATGTCAGGCCGCAGACGGCAGTCTGTTGGTGCCAGCACTCCTCCCATGCCAGGCTCCAGCTCATTCAGCGTCATGGCAAAATTAGTGAAGTTATACATCTAGAAGAGAACCGAATCAGACAGAGCACCATtactacactactgttcaagagtctagggtcagtaaaatgtatgaTCTGCAAGAAATGAATAcgtttattcagtaaggatgtgttaaattgatcaaaagtgacagtatagagatattgattcatttgaaataaatgctgttcttttgaagtttctattcatcaaacaatactgaaaaaaacacggttttcaccaaaatattaagaagcaataTTAAGTTTTCAACACTGAATATAAGAAAACTattgagcaaatcagcatattagaatgatttcttaaggattgtgtaacactgaagactggaggaatgatgctgaaaattcaacttacAGTTTTAAACAACATTCAAAtagaatgaaaagaaaaataataattattattgcaccaaccccaaacttttaaaaaatagtGTACATCACTTTTTAAGAAAGCATCCGTTTGTTTGACTGGTTTTTTTATCTAAAGACATGTGTTGATGTGTCTGTGCCTTCAGGCCTCCACACAtgaacatgagtgtgtgtgtgtgtgtgtgtgtgtgtgtgtatacctcTGCTGAATGAGGCGGCCTTGAGAATATTCTCCATAATAATGTGCTACCAGGAATCACTGCCACAGTCTCCTGCACTTCAGGCATTTCATCGGCATCCTCGTTGACGGCTTCTGGCTCTTCCTGCTGGTGCAAGTACATGGATTAAACACAACAGCTTTCCCTAACATGCTTTAATTCTTATTAAATCACATAACACCTAGTATTCAGAAATAGCATAAACGCATTAGACACGATGTCGAATCAAGTGCCCTCTCCAGCGCATAtactgttttatcatttaaaatgaaagttaTATTTGTGAAATGTTTGGCTTGAAAAGTCAGCTCGGgcttttgttgtttaaaataggCGTCACTTGGTTACTTAGTTtgttctgcaaaacacaaaagaagatattcttaAAAAACCTTAGGGTGACCATTCTGTCCTGTGAATTAAACCATTTTAGAGACATTTCTCAAAGGatctacttttgtgttccacaggagaGGAACGGCcagtcaggtttggaatgacgtgaggaTGATAGCGACCATATTAGGTCACAATGTGTGCATCCACACAGAAGCTCCCACACTTATTGACTGTTAAATATAGCAATCAGCTGGGTGTGTTGTCATGTAAAGAGACACGTGTGCAAATAAACATATGAACGGACAAAAACCTGAACAGAGGCAAAGGTCTGAGGCATAATGAGTATTTTAACACACCTGCTCTCTCTACACCTACACACAGCTCTTCTGTATTCACACAATAGCACatttaaaccacacacacacacaccaatacaAACAGTTCAGGAAACCTAAAACAACACTATTATTCACAGCATGTGCATGAATGACTACAGACAGTCTAAGATGTCTACACCTCCTAAAGATACTAGTCTACGTCTCTCTCTGTTACCTTGAACACACAGAGAGTTTTGCTTTAGTTCTACTTAAGGAGCACGAGTGGTCAACTCTTATCTTTCACACCTGTTTCTGTTTTTTAGTGTCCGTTGCTCCTTTCTTCTCGAGTTTCCGATGGGCCTCGTACACCTGTGGGTCGACGCTCCACATACACTCGGTCCATTTCCCATAGATCACACAGCGCTTCTTCTTACTGGATGTGAGAAAATAACAGGAGACATGcgcttattaaataaaaaaagaataaagaaaatcaGTGCTTAATGTCACGGGTATCAAAGGTGTGTTTTCTAAACTGTAAACTATAAAATCTTAAAGTTCATCATTGTTTCAAAGTCATATCAGTCacgttatcaaaaaaaaaaaagaaaaagaaaaaaaaaaggataaattaCTAGAGACTGATTGCAAATAGTGCATTTCTATAATGAAACTGATAACAGAACACATTTGCTCTTTTGTGTAATGGTGCTAGGTGTAAGTATAAATCCAAGACAACTGATATATTGATCAGTGCAACAATTTCCTCATTTAAATCAAGTGAGTCAGGATCTCACCTCTTATCCTGGATGTAACCTTCAACTCTGTGCAGCTCCTTTCCAAACATCCCACAGGGTTTAAAGTTCAGCAC
It encodes the following:
- the LOC128011068 gene encoding proteasomal ubiquitin receptor ADRM1-like isoform X1, encoding MSSGALFPSLVSGSRSSSSKYLVEFRAGKMTLKGSTVTPDKRKGTVYVQQTDDSLIHFCWKDRTSGNVEDDLIIFPDDCEFKRVNQCTTGRVYVLKFKAGSKRLFFWIQEPKTDKDEEYCRKVNEYLNNPPMPGALGSGGGGGHELSALGGEGGLQSLLGNMSHNQLMQLIGPTGLGGLGALAGPGLAGLLGSGGPAASSSTSSSRSQSAAVTPSSASAARPSSTQAPTTPVTPAATSTSSPTVTPTTPAAQTPSVPAGAPSSTQPIQLSDLQSILATMNVPAMAAEGPGVDLASVLTPDVMAPILANAEVQQRLLPYLPSGESLPQSAEEIQSTLTSPQFQQAMSMFSSALASGQLGPLMNQFGLPSEAVDAANKGDVEAFAKAMEGSDSKTDDGEPKDKKDDDEDMSLD
- the LOC128011068 gene encoding proteasomal ubiquitin receptor ADRM1-like isoform X2, translated to MSSGALFPSLVSGSRSSSSKYLVEFRAGKMTLKGSTVTPDKRKGTVYVQQTDDSLIHFCWKDRTSGNVEDDLIIFPDDCEFKRVNQCTTGRVYVLKFKAGSKRLFFWIQEPKTDKDEEYCRKVNEYLNNPPMPGALGSGGGGGHELSALGEGGLQSLLGNMSHNQLMQLIGPTGLGGLGALAGPGLAGLLGSGGPAASSSTSSSRSQSAAVTPSSASAARPSSTQAPTTPVTPAATSTSSPTVTPTTPAAQTPSVPAGAPSSTQPIQLSDLQSILATMNVPAMAAEGPGVDLASVLTPDVMAPILANAEVQQRLLPYLPSGESLPQSAEEIQSTLTSPQFQQAMSMFSSALASGQLGPLMNQFGLPSEAVDAANKGDVEAFAKAMEGSDSKTDDGEPKDKKDDDEDMSLD